The stretch of DNA GCAAACGAGATGATGCTCCCGATGAGCATCGTTGCCACCGCCGCCCGCGCGGTGAACGTCCCGTTTTCGATGAGTGGCGCAAGCACGAGCGCGCCGTTGGTCGTATCGAGGGTGAGTACAGCGATGACCGGTACGGCCGCGCCGGGCAGCCCCACCGCTTCGACGACGGGGTCTGCGAAGGCAGTCGCGGCGGCCACGTCGTAGCGCGAGGTGAGGAACACGACCAGCGTGTAGATGATGGCGAGCCGAGGGACGATATCGCGGAGCTTTGTCGCGGTGTTCGTGGCTGCGTCTGTGAGTTTCTCTCGGGTCGATTGGGTCTTTGCATCCGGCGTTTCGATAGTGTCGGGTCGCGCCGCGTGATTCACGTTGCGCCCAGAGAGGAGGAGTGCTCCTGCGCAGATTCCGACGATGGTGATGGCGAGGGCGATGAGCGCCCGCGCGCCGACGTACATGAGACCGACCCGGAGGCCGAGAATCGGAATGAGGACGGGTGCGTAGAAGGTGAAGATATGCTGGGCGAAGCCGAAGAACGTGTTGATGGTGACCGCGACGAGCGTGGCGCGGTCGTCGAGCATGCCCGACTCGCGGAACTCTGCGAGCATCCCGTACCCGGCGGTGGTCGAAGCCGTCGTCGTCAGAATCGCGGTGCCGACTTCCTCGGGTAGATTTGCGGGCTGGGTGAGCGGCCGCGAGAGGGCGGCGATTTTCCGCACCGCGCCGAAGGCGACGGCGAGGTTGGCGAGGAAGACACCGATGGCGATAAACAGTGAAATCTTCGCCACCCGCGGGCCGACGGTCCAGAGAAGGTCACCGAACTGCACGTGTGCCCGTCGGGGCGAGCGGGGCAAATGTTCGTCGGTTCAGACGAAAGTCCGCACGGCGAGAAACAGGATGATGACGCCGAGCACGTCTGAGGCGTTCGTGACGACGGGAATCACCACGTCGTCGGGGTCGAGCTCGAAGCGGTAGGCCGCATACGTCGCAATGAACGTGATGACGACGGCCACCACCGCGAGGGTCGCCCCGCTCGTCACCGAGACGAGCAACACCGTCAGTACCG from Haladaptatus sp. ZSTT2 encodes:
- a CDS encoding nucleoside recognition protein, which gives rise to MQFGDLLWTVGPRVAKISLFIAIGVFLANLAVAFGAVRKIAALSRPLTQPANLPEEVGTAILTTTASTTAGYGMLAEFRESGMLDDRATLVAVTINTFFGFAQHIFTFYAPVLIPILGLRVGLMYVGARALIALAITIVGICAGALLLSGRNVNHAARPDTIETPDAKTQSTREKLTDAATNTATKLRDIVPRLAIIYTLVVFLTSRYDVAAATAFADPVVEAVGLPGAAVPVIAVLTLDTTNGALVLAPLIENGTFTARAAVATMLIGSIISFAVTTFKRSIPFQYGIWGAEFGSKVIAVNTGLKLIFISLAVAILLAPIW